From Schizosaccharomyces pombe strain 972h- genome assembly, chromosome: II, the proteins below share one genomic window:
- the apc13 gene encoding anaphase-promoting complex TPR lobe accessory factor Apc13, translating to MDSNYNYVHMNKPGVVLFASDWLKDRLPVDDVEVRVEHLPPVTEDEMTIQHSSANLILMKNKQLRHEPAWKDLELEDLVNAFAFIQGSSNAEGKNTIEDNFETDPFKSVKEAPMAPFLEANRRHQGEHASMRYFR from the coding sequence ATGGATTCGAATTACAATTATGTTCATATGAATAAACCGGGAGTAGTTTTGTTTGCCTCGGATTGGCTAAAAGATAGACTTCCAGTTGACGATGTCGAAGTGCGAGTAGAACACTTACCACCTGTTACAGAAGATGAGATGACTATTCAACATTCTAGTGCAAATCTAATcttaatgaaaaacaaacagcTTAGGCATGAACCGGCTTGGAAAGATTTGGAACTCGAAGATTTAGTTAATGCCTTTGCATTCATTCAAGGCTCTTCAAATGCCGAGGgtaaaaatacaattgaagataattttgaaacagATCCTTTCAAATCAGTCAAAGAAGCTCCAATGGCTCCTTTTCTTGAAGCGAACAGAAGGCATCAAGGAGAGCACGCTAGTATGCGGTATTTTAGATGA
- the rga4 gene encoding Rho-type GTPase-activating protein Rga4: protein MNSGTTLHLDRLSLETPSERTCFCIKCWESVPSTSQVWFGGKCWHSDCFKCVNCNKKLDPSSEDFSQDDQKQIFCKLCVDICNGCSTPICEFNAVSNSQANHPCCSNCRAFINSNAFGKFKGQHYCLPCLRKQDEENQKAVMESASGFIPLRNIAQTAENTSLTGQNQGFQNPHFIASDSPSSVLSGRMQNTSSPTNSLRPQLKVQTNGYETPGDINSAKSYKDIQKDFLLKPKNSFVKTSPSPLANGPSFRSANASPFDSCDSFHSGSSIPIEPVSSRQSSVVNNNSVQQPVAYHAFVQSPTENGTLPQLPKNESVVNPPPLRRSSTMNYKSVSTTTSPSKYGYVSGRIALSPIHLRGALRDVTNKCNLKVPRNRNSLSNLDEYYVNGLESDETPTKARFPRYPTVFNKLDDKRLSSEPNGLKKRLTNSSNYEASPRAKSLNLSQVSLHQACEPEYNRSSLVRASDVFTSNVFDATEESANELAIRISELQAEVGTLLLEATSLASIIEQQTPVSPEAFKQELVADLNYRLDYLRKSFQPELSTLLLRRDALSTTVSKLQNAYSTVMEETAYLNVKNTELVSLNNQLERELAYLREQQHKKRTSSSFGIFNNDKKSNRTISTPSPRESFSRLQMVASSLGFRPKDNKDKESGGYNKRNSKIDLKKSFSKRFHWKRDSPHMSSTPSISEEHLASEEQEDFVPAVGHCKLCGKYSNELRAHYQDCVSSTIDRQYQSKKSESPVWALNPDDFDQNRLTLLRVPTLIVSCINFIESYGMDFEGLYRKSGATSQMKKIVALLRNEDTVLDPSEDISAVTSVFKQYLRNLPNPIITYDQYFPFITAANCASFQDKLDGFIMVIKSLPPAHAEILQLIIRHLARVAAYSHANRMTSKNLAVVFSPTLIRDPDNSRDVIDMTVKNYSLAFLIDHVHEVFA from the exons ATGAATTCGGGTACGACACTTCATCTGGACAGACTTAGTTTGGAGACGCCATCCGAACGTACTTGTTTTTGTATTAAATGTTGGGAA AGTGTTCCCAGTACCTCTCAAGTTTGGTTCGGTGGGAAATGTTGGCATTCCGATTG TTTTAAATGTGTGAACtgcaacaaaaaattagacCCTTCCTCTGAAGATTTTTCTCAAGACGatcaaaagcaaatattCTGTAAATTATGTGTTGATATCTGCAACGGTTGCTCAACTCCTATTTGCGAGTTCAACGCAGTAAGCAATAGTCAAGCTAATCATCCTTGTTGCTCCAATTGTCGAGCTTTCATTAATTCAAATGCTTTTGGCAAGTTCAAAGGTCAACATTACTGCCTTCCTTGTTTGCGTAAACAAGATGAAGAGAATCAAAAGGCTGTTATGGAAAGCGCATCAGGGTTTATTCCTCTTAGGAATATCGCACAAACTGCGGAAAACACTTCTTTAACTG GGCAAAACCAAGGCTTTCAAAACCCGCATTTTATAGCGTCTGATTCTCCATCCTCCGTATTATCTGGTCGAATGCAAAATACCAGCTCTCCTACAAACTCTCTCCGTCCTCAATTAAAAGTTCAAACTAATGGTTATGAAACACCTGGTGATATAAACTCCGCAAAATCTTACAAAGACATCCAAAAGGACTTCTTACTTAAACCCAAAAATTCTTTCGTTAAAACCTCTCCCTCTCCACTAGCTAATGGTCCCTCATTTCGTTCAGCTAATGCCTCTCCATTTGATTCGTGTGACTCTTTTCATTCTGGAAGTTCGATACCAATTGAACCAGTTTCTTCAAGGCAAAGCTCAgtagtaaataataatagcGTGCAGCAACCTGTTGCTTATCACGCCTTTGTTCAATCACCAACCGAAAATGGTACGCTTCCTCAACTTCCTAAAAATGAAAGCGTTGTTAATCCTCCTCCACTTCGCCGCTCTTCTACTATGAATTACAAATCTGTTTCGACAACAACATCACCATCTAAATATGGATATGTGTCTGGCAGAATAGCTCTATCTCCTATCCATTTAAGGGGTGCTCTTCGTGATGTCACaaataaatgtaatttAAAGGTTCCTAGAAATCGAAACAGTTTATCTAATCTTGACGAATATTACGTTAACGGATTGGAAAGCGACGAAACTCCTACAAAGGCTAGATTTCCTAGATATCCTACGGTATTTAATAAGTTAGATGACAAACGACTTAGTAGCGAACCAAACGGCTTGAAGAAAAGATTGACGAACTCTTCAAATTATGAGGCTTCCCCGCGGGCCAAAAGTTTAAATTTGTCGCAAGTTAGTTTGCATCAAGCATGTGAACCTGAATACAATCGAAGTTCTTTGGTTAGAGCAAGTGATGTGTTTACTTCAAACGTATTTGATGCTACAGAGGAAAGCGCAAATGAACTCGCCATTCGTATTTCAGAGCTTCAAGCTGAGGTTGGAACCTTATTGTTGGAAGCGACTTCGTTGGCTTCTATCATAGAGCAGCAGACTCCCGTGTCCCCCGAAGCTTTCAAGCAAGAGTTGGTTGCagatttaaattatagATTAGATTATTTACGGAAATCTTTTCAACCTGAACTGTCTACCTTACTTTTGAGGCGAGACGCTTTGTCTACGACTGTCTCTAAATTGCAAAACGCTTACAGCACTGTAATGGAAGAAACCGCATATCTGAATGTTAAGAACACAGAACTGGTAAGCCTTAACAATCAATTGGAGAGAGAATTGGCATACTTGAGGGAGCAGCAGCATAAGAAGCGAACTTCTTCCTCTTTCggaatatttaataatgataaaaaatccAACCGAACGATTTCAACCCCGTCTCCGCGAGAATCGTTTTCGCGTCTACAAATGGTTGCATCTAGCCTTGGATTTAGACCCAAAGACAATAAAGACAAGGAGAGTGGAGGGTATAACAAACGGAACTCTAAAATAGATCTTAAGAAGTCATTTTCTAAACGGTTTCATTGGAAAAGAGATTCTCCTCACATGTCGAGTACTCCCAGTATTTCTGAAGAACATTTAGCTTCTGAAGAACAAGAGGATTTCGTTCCAGCGGTCGGTCACTGCAAACTTTGCGGTAAATACTCCAATGAGCTTAGAGCACATTATCAGGATTGCGTTAGTTCTACTATAGATCGTCAGTATCAATCTAAAAAAAGCGAATCTCCTGTTTGGGCTTTGAATCCTGACGACTTCGATCAAAACAGGCTAACACTCTTGAGAGTCCCGACGCTTATCGTTTCTTGTATAAATTTTATCGAGTCATACGGCATGGATTTTGAAGGTCTGTATCGCAAATCAGGGGCAACTtctcaaatgaaaaaaattgttgcgTTACTAAGAAATGAAGATACGGTACTTGATCCAAGTGAGGATATTTCTGCTGTCACTTCTGTATTCAAGCAATATCTTCGCAACCTTCCTAATCCAATTATTACCTATGACCAATACTTTCCGTTCATCACAGCAGCAAATTGTGCCTCTTTCCAAGATAAATTAGACGGTTTTATAATGGTCATCAAAAGTCTTCCTCCAGCTCATGCTGAAATTTTGCAGCTCATTATTAGACATTTAGCAAGGGTTGCTGCATATAGTCATGCAAATCGAATGACATCCAAGAACCTTGCAGTAGTATTTTCCCCAACATTAATACGCGACCCCGATAATTCCAGAGACGTTATTGACATGACTGTTAAGAATTACAGTCTTGCGTTTTTGATAGATCATGTACATGAAGTCTTTGCCTAA
- a CDS encoding BICC1 family RNA-binding protein (RNA-binding protein, Human BICC1 ortholog, implicated in RNA metabolism), producing the protein MDSHVLAFPIPDPSTPPPEEASLYASKCDYYESDIYSQIRRLTEEKCIETEKELPVNIKLHVKHKGMSISSSRNELVVTVSGNYKNVYTAKIKILQAIPKILISKLVLEEPLENLLFDEDGYVYEDTMKHLDKITEITGAKIYIMHRSMCHDIDFQLRTDSGFSNRLNEQQSFYQRHLESTRHEFSCQKNAENSFFIVFYGDYCSVEHARIRVLALMDEIRGLSVVAIATSVSFQPILVGKAFSSTAGMKATESINIYTLPFCSDSIPRLQTLPALNSSKIIITGEEEKLQRLEEAFYYAEEHLKLFTHVTEISFVKLFEFLAYEMDELRLIMEENSSFIRFPEYFKEGGETSPENSKVKIYSSSIANSEKTALRLAKLASKYVQGKTQFGVEDNEDFLRVAGSWRRASTIEKGVSSSELSSIVSSTGSIVETNGIGEKMSFSPLKKLSIPPTEFVAQIAIICMASGVEMLLKTNGIEYFGQENTVPIAMDKASKIFYKFGQSQWHQILLEAPTKDQDFISGKKNGKLDKVKQQCRFNLKNGDILFCPQSTSIFTVDIYSDELERVIKGMNTMLLEFPAEMHFYVPEEIHKKLIGFRGEQIQRVTKLYNSYIEFSTTPFDCYGHNVLIRTPSKFSENLWAVRSLFIKTAEGLGYDIPKYLFAN; encoded by the coding sequence ATGGATTCTCATGTTTTAGCATTTCCAATTCCTGATCCATCTACACCTCCTCCCGAAGAGGCATCCCTTTATGCTAGTAAATGTGACTATTATGAAAGCGATATTTACTCTCAAATTAGGAGATTAACCGAAGAAAAGTGCATTGAGACAGAAAAAGAGTTGCCAGTTAATATAAAACTACATGTCAAACATAAAGGAATGAGCATATCATCTTCCCGCAATGAACTAGTGGTTACTGTTTCAggaaattataaaaatgtgTACACtgcaaaaataaagattttgcAAGCCATTCCCAAAATTCTAATCAGCAAACTTGTGCTCGAAGAACCCCTCGAAAACCTCCtttttgatgaagatgGGTACGTTTATGAAGACACTATGAAACATTTGGACAAAATAACGGAAATAACGGgagcaaaaatttatatcaTGCATCGTTCCATGTGTCATGATATCGATTTTCAGCTACGTACTGACAGCGGATTCAGCAATCGATTAAATGAACAACAAAGCTTCTACCAAAGGCATTTAGAGTCTACTAGGCATGAATTTTCATGTCAAAAGAACGCAGagaattctttttttattgtctTTTATGGTGACTATTGCAGCGTTGAACATGCTAGAATTCGCGTATTAGCATTAATGGATGAAATCAGAGGATTATCGGTAGTAGCTATTGCAACTTCTGTATCTTTTCAGCCAATTCTCGTTGGAAAAGCATTTTCTAGTACTGCCGGAATGAAGGCTACTGaatcaattaatatttatacatTACCGTTTTGCAGCGACTCAATCCCTCGGCTTCAAACCTTACCCGCCTTAAACTcaagtaaaataattattacaggagaagaggaaaaattgcaaagaCTCGAAGAGGCGTTTTATTACGCAGAAGAACATCTAAAACTGTTTACTCACGTAACAGAAATTTCATTTGTTAAGCTTTTCGAATTTCTCGCTTACGAAATGGATGAGCTTCGGCTTATTATGGAAGAAAATTCTTCGTTTATTCGCTTTCCTGAGTATTTCAAAGAAGGAGGAGAAACGAGCCcagaaaattcaaaagtcAAAATCTACTCATCTTCTATAGCGAATTCTGAAAAAACAGCACTCCGATTGGCAAAGCTTGCAAGTAAATATGTACAAGGAAAAACTCAGTTTGGAGTTGAAGACAACGAAGACTTTCTGAGAGTTGCTGGTTCTTGGAGAAGAGCGTCtacaattgaaaaaggagTTTCAAGCTCTGAATTGTCCTCTATTGTATCCTCGACTGGCTCCATAGTGGAAACAAATGGAATAGGAGAAAAAATGTCATTCTCTCCTCTTAAGAAGCTAAGTATTCCACCAACAGAATTTGTAGCTCAAATTGCAATAATTTGCATGGCTTCTGGAGTCGAAATGCTCCTAAAAACCAATGGGATTGAATATTTCGGACAAGAAAACACCGTGCCTATAGCAATGGATAAAGCaagcaaaatattttataaatttggACAATCCCAATGGCACCAGATACTGCTTGAAGCCCCAACCAAGGATCAAGATTTCATATCcggtaaaaaaaatggaaaactGGATAAGGTAAAGCAGCAATGCCGTTTCAACTTAAAGAATGGGGACATCTTGTTTTGTCCCCAGTCGACGAGTATATTCACGGTTGATATATATAGTGACGAATTGGAAAGAGTAATTAAAGGAATGAACACAATGTTGCTTGAATTTCCAGCTGAGATGCACTTTTACGTTCCAGAGGAGATTCACAAAAAACTCATTGGATTTCGAGGAGAGCAAATCCAACGTGTAACTAAACTTTATAATAGTTACATTGAATTCTCAACTACTCCTTTTGACTGTTACGGGCACAACGTGCTCATTCGCACACCATCAAAGTTCTCCGAAAATTTGTGGGCCGTCCGATCTTTATTCATTAAGACAGCTGAAGGATTAGGATACGACATCCCGAAGTATTTGTTTGCTAATTGA
- a CDS encoding CCR4/nocturin family endoribonuclease, whose amino-acid sequence MYTCPKTCTLTLKFFIDRFHTDYRLSKLAISFFDQKKNKMADSIPVKKKGSAKGPPSFVTPEYIEKQRQKKLEKMAKKAARKPIAPPSNAPPEFNTDFIKREMLSIPNYAPFETEKSALDITIMTYNVLAQTNIRRSMFPHSGEALKWKNRSRMLANELTYYSPTLGCMQEVDAEFVPNFYKKLLGGLGYELHFIKGEGKTHGIMIFWKSSLFKKVQDLTIYYDDHDELPGRMNTKNIGCCVRLERVDDPSRGLFLATTHLFWHPYGSYERLRQGAILVKEVNKMAQSHPSWPVFIAGDFNTEPFDTNFPALTTRPLSICQRATDIIERSMNYVFGESELEEKNASTKTENDSNEDDKEECQSSSTSSVPESTASTPKKRILHVQNDYVPHYRSFYQQHEQNPVLFSLYSVGYKLVHPENAKNTFDHPAFTNWAHAYQGHLDYIFVMNRDTSLQTPENQVVEGIKLKALLRVPLPSEMKEAEPLEGRYPSDHVALMANVQIV is encoded by the exons ATGTACACTTGTCCTAAAACGTGTACATTGACTTTGAAGTTTTTTATCGATCGATTCCACACTGATTATAGATTATCCAAACTTGCTATATCATTCTTTGAtcagaaaaagaacaagaTGGCAGATTCGATACCCGTTAAGAAAAAAGGCTCAGCTAAAGGCCCTCCTTCGTTCGTAACGCCTGAATACATAGAGAAACAAcgccaaaaaaaacttgAGAAAATGg CTAAGAAGGCTGCTCGAAAACCTATTGCTCCACCAAGCAATGCTCCACCCGAATTCAATACGGACTTTATAAAGCGTGAAATGCTCTCCATCCCTAATTATGCACCGTTTGAAACTGAAAAGTCTGCATTGGATATTACTATTATGACTTACAACGTACTTGCTCAGACAAATATTCGTCGTTCAATGTTTCCACACAGTGGTGAGGCattaaaatggaaaaatcGCTCACGAATGCTCGCTAATGAATTAACCTATTATTCACCAACTTTGGGATGTATGCAAGAAGTTGATGCTGAATTTGTTCCTAATTTCTACAAGAAGTTATTAGGTGGATTGGGTTATGAATTGCATTTCATAAAAGGTGAAGGTAAAACTCATGGaattatgattttttggaaatccTCTTTGTTCAAAAAGGTGCAAGATTTGACTATTTATTACGATGATCATGATGAATTACCAGGTAGAATGAACACCAAGAACATCGGTTGTTGTGTACGCCTTGAAAGGGTAGATGACCCGAGCAGAGGGTTGTTCTTGGCTACTacacatttattttggCATCCTTACGGCTCTTACGAAAGGTTACGCCAAGGTGCAATATTGGTAAAGGAAGTAAACAAGATGGCACAAAGTCATCCTTCTTGGCCTGTTTTTATAGCTGGTGACTTCAACACTGAACCGTTCGATACCAACTTTCCTGCGCTAACTACCCGCCCTCTATCCATCTGCCAAAGGGCTACTGACATTATAGAACGTAGTATGAATTACGTATTTGGGGAATCTGAgttggaagaaaaaaatgctaGTACTAAGACAGAAAATGATTCCAATGAAGATGACAAAGAAGAATGTCAATCCTCTTCTACCTCAAGTGTTCCCGAATCCACAGCTTCTACCccaaaaaagagaattttGCATGTACAAAATGACTATGTACCTCACTACCGTTCTTTTTATCAGCAGCACGAGCAAAATCCCGTACTTTTCAGTCTTTATTCAGTGGGCTATAAACTGGTTCACCcagaaaatgcaaaaaatacGTTTGATCATCCAGCATTTACCAATTGGGCTCATGCTTACCAGGGCCATTTGGACTACATATTTGTTATGAATCGTGATACCTCACTTCAAACTCCCGAAAATCAAGTCGTTGAAggtataaaattaaaggcACTGTTACGTGTGCCTTTACCCAGTGAGATGAAGGAAGCGGAGCCTTTAGAAGGAAGATATCCCAGCGACCACGTTGCTTTGATGGCAAATGTAcaaattgtttaa
- the cbp7 gene encoding protein Cbp7, whose product MADVIKRCILGPTEAGWFVAKSQIKKPVDQRPVILTHCKLHSKMLEPKAIVYKKNSSAIPKRVDNILLRSQKPKHIECLLVDSKITKTRSLLKRFGSCLDETSTIVLLNQSVSLWEDCYSLFPKTETRPRIYLGRFQTLFKSFPFNLISDSFSYRLNLSKLPRTPLEKCTVARACKQFPLNQRSPLLDLMGSFERDYVNFSNFSQMLSAQLCDSMAFLIQIFPTPLLRQKAANAWIEVLSKLPYFHILDKSFFSPHLLLQSSENQACKFFNIGPQVYFDPRERLLHVKELLKFALKHIDSNDSLFTFLKQTCYTCDSPYAKVFQPDKQSFHSIISRKRLAHLEKEYFDKDVSKLVL is encoded by the coding sequence ATGGCAGATGTTATTAAACGATGCATTTTGGGCCCGACTGAAGCCGGCTGGTTCGTCGCAAAGtctcaaataaaaaaaccagTTGACCAAAGACCGGTTATCCTAACCCATTGTAAGCTGCACAGCAAAATGCTAGAGCCAAAGGCGattgtttataaaaaaaattcatctgCAATTCCTAAACGAGTTGACAACATTCTTCTTCGAAGTCAAAAGCCCAAACATATAGAATGCCTACTTGTGGACTCTAAAATCACCAAAACAAGGAGccttttgaaaagatttgGAAGCTGTCTTGATGAAACTAGTACCATTGtacttttaaatcaaaGTGTTTCCTTGTGGGAGGATTGCTACAGTTTATTTCCAAAGACTGAAACCAGACCGCGAATATACCTTGGCAGGTTCCAAACTCTATTCAAATCTTTtccatttaatttaattagtGATTCTTTCAGTTATCGTCTCAACCTTAGCAAACTTCCTCGTACACCTTTGGAGAAGTGTACGGTAGCTAGAGCCTGTAAACAGTTTCCGTTAAACCAAAGGTCCCCTTTACTTGACTTGATGGGTTCCTTTGAAAGGGACtatgtaaatttttcaaatttttcacaGATGCTTTCTGCACAGTTATGTGACTCTATggcttttttaattcaaatttttcctACTCCATTACTCAGGCAAAAAGCTGCGAATGCGTGGATCGAAGTACTTTCTAAATTACCATATTTCCATATTCTtgataaatcatttttttctcccCACTTGTTACTTCAAAGCTCTGAAAATCAAGcatgcaaattttttaatattggtCCTCAAGTTTATTTCGATCCTAGGGAAAGATTGCTTCATGTTAAGGAGTTACTGAAGTTCGCTTTAAAGCATATTGACAGTAATGATTCTCTATTTACATTCTTAAAGCAAACTTGTTATACTTGTGATTCGCCTTATGCTAAAGTGTTTCAGCCCGATAAACAGTCGTTTCATAGCATAATTTCAAGAAAGCGTCTTGCTCATCTTGAAAAGGAATATTTTGATAAGGATGTATCCAAATTAGTGCTTTGA
- the esf2 gene encoding U3 snoRNP-associated protein Esf2, protein MSTAEQLFGAEEEEKYVDQDLSEDEEDERFLKAIRSSRSTKPVVDVLKVKSESSADELEERDAHLDRFRRDSTFESETSDHEDFSGGSENELDEETTKNANSIKKISLEEVEKQRKAIKRSGVIYLSRIPPYMAPNKLRQILSQYGKIGRVYLTPESSAKRAQRLRNGGNKRVMYEEGWIEFESKRVAKSVAELLNTNQIGGKKSSWYHDDIWNMKYLPKFKWHHLTEQIAAENAARESRLKVEIEQGRKQLKQYMRNVENAKMIEGIRKKRSERDTLNVSTEFPEETKDLSEDTKPSKQARRFFGQKSIVSNRNMPTDNAKQQKVENVLRRVF, encoded by the coding sequence ATGTCTACAGCTGAACAATTATTTGGGGCcgaagaagaagagaagtACGTTGACCAAGATTTGagtgaagatgaagaagatgaacgatttttaaaagctatTCGTTCCTCAAGATCAACAAAACCAGTTGTAGACGTTTTAAAGGTCAAATCTGAAAGCTCCGCCGATGAGCTTGAGGAACGAGATGCCCATCTTGATCGCTTCCGGAGAGATTCCACGTTCGAGTCTGAAACTTCAGACCATGAAGACTTTTCAGGCGGCTCTGAAAATGAGCTGGATGAGGAGACCacaaaaaatgcaaattctataaaaaaaatatcacttgaagaagttgaaaagcaaagaaaagctATTAAGCGTTCAGGAGTTATATATCTTTCTCGTATCCCTCCTTACATGGCACCAAACAAGCTTAGACAAATTCTTTCTCAGTATGGAAAAATTGGAAGGGTATATTTAACACCTGAGTCATCAGCTAAGAGGGCACAAAGGCTGAGAAATGGCGGAAATAAAAGAGTAATGTATGAAGAAGGTTGGattgaatttgaaagcAAACGCGTTGCCAAATCAGTTGCAGAATTGCTTAATACAAATCAAATTGGTGGTAAAAAGAGCAGTTGGTATCACGATGATATATGGAACATGAAATATCTTCCTAAGTTTAAATGGCATCATCTCACTGAACAAATTGCTGCTGAGAATGCCGCCCGTGAATCTCGCCTGAAGGTTGAAATTGAGCAGGGTCGCAAGCAGTTAAAACAATATATGAGAAATGTTGAAAATGCCAAAATGATTGAAGGTATTCGTAAAAAGCGAAGTGAAAGAGATACACTCAATGTCTCTACAGAGTTTCCtgaagaaacaaaagacTTATCAGAAGATACTAAGCCAAGCAAGCAAGCCCGCCGCTTCTTTGGTCAAAAAAGCATTGTCAGTAATCGTAATATGCCCACAGACAATGCCAAGCAGCAGAAAGTTGAAAACGTTTTGCGGAGGGTTTTTTAA